From Watersipora subatra chromosome 2, tzWatSuba1.1, whole genome shotgun sequence, one genomic window encodes:
- the LOC137387051 gene encoding uncharacterized protein yields the protein MDYGSAHIKPSGVAVDPLTVGSRWRKWKRSFEYFVAARGIANNAQKKAMLIDLSGEEVQDIFDVLPEETEGDNVYVKAMAALDRYFEPKTNVPYERSVFRRTEVNEGETITSYVTRLRQLAVTCEFEETENVIRGQVIEKCHSNRLRMKLLEKGSALTLANVIAISQTEEAVLRQTSDIEANVGHGAKREGKPVNRVSGTSGVRYKTQTKDSRACYRCKSTKHLASARECLAREQR from the coding sequence ATGGATTATGGTTCTGCTCATATTAAGCCATCTGGTGTGGCTGTGGACCCTCTGACTGTTGGGTCAAGATGGAGGAAGTGGAAACGGTCCTTTGAGTATTTTGTGGCAGCTAGGGGGATTGCTAATAATGCACAGAAGAAGGCGATGCTGATCGATCTTTcaggagaggaagttcaagacATATTCGATGTCTTGCCTGAAGAGACTGAAGGTGACAATGTTTATGTCAAGGCGATGGCAGCTTTAGACAGATACTTTGAACCAAAAACGAACGTACCATATGAAAGGTCAGTTTTTCGTCGAACTGAAGTAAATGAAGGGGAGACGATTACTAGTTATGTGACCAGATTACGCCAATTGGCTGTTACCTGTGAGTTTGAAGAGACTGAAAATGTCATTAGAGGCCAAGTCATAGAGAAATGCCATAGCAATAGGCTTAGAATGAAACTTTTGGAGAAAGGCTCGGCGCTCACATTGGCCAATGTAATAGCAATATCCCAAACTGAAGAGGCTGTTTTGCGACAGACGAGTGATATAGAGGCTAATGTCGGTCATGGTGCTAAGAGAGAGGGCAAACCAGTTAACAGGGTTAGCGGCACTAGTGGAGTGCGCTATAAGACACAAACAAAAGACAGTCGCGCCTGTTATAGATGCAAGTCGACCAAACATTTAGCATCAGCTCGCGAATGCCTAGCACGAGAGCAGCGGTGA